In a genomic window of Leptolyngbya sp. SIO1E4:
- a CDS encoding phage tail tape measure protein has translation MAAETELRIKVNADTQAIGGIKQVEKAIRQVAKDNEKASRLAGLLAQEYKLSEKEAAQVAAELRRVQAETRKAGNEARGLANIFDGVAQGIGQQLTSTATDAVRSTVSQFKELASAAIDAGNAFDAARAKVSTLTDDADGLAEVLENVTGEVRNQVGTTELLEGSYDILSAGFTDTADAAKITEASVKGAIGGFSDFGTVADAATSVLNAYGETADEVDSIVDKFIATQNAGKITVDQYAQQIGKVAPLAAQAGVSLDELNGFIATATAQGVQVESSFSGLRQGIAAVLKPTSDAASFAEELGIQFDAAALRTKGLSGILAELNARGLDTPEILTRLFGSVEAVAAIAPSAGEGFKTLQQNIDASAQSAGESDEAFEKVATSIDGLVKSLQTQFGETLRQIGIAFGPVLQGGLQLLVDILAEAGEQSDGLDAIADAGERLKQAIEGNPELVQRLGEALATVADAAISFAASGIDAITNFVSSADAVDGAGDAIETFADALKATETILRAFASVVQFASENSEVLGVAIQLLAARFALLKLQAAVTGLQGLAGAAGTAAAATGKLAISAAALAPALIAIGAAIAAIKWNQFVQGVEEANDQVESFIAQSDVLNKKTFQTAKAIDELADAYEASNRLSAEEKELLEEKVGLAEKQKALLEDLKADAEAGIEVSGFDITDENREQVIANIQKDIDLISNQIDRGNEVLGSFGQGIDTEQVEQATETLAENASSGLQKVGDEYAELSAQLEAETANQKAALLEQGASQEEVAEVERKALEQRLNQARQKLSELQAINTESLSPEDAQQVQQQILQADQEVAAARIQLAEEAKQAEIDALNETLSRAQEVADIRTTLLDQQSSAIANEQALLNQQQGLSEAVLDLEREKLETRLAQAEAAGDEAEAAQLQQQINQANRDAIQQEFEFKRQNLELTSRQAILDAERQKITAEIALTEAEIAIQKAQAEGASQEEITNLQKVADLRRQALNAASQEITTVGEINALKARELDIREDISEEEQKQSELSQNTQDDENEAVKVLDARLARERELNSLIAGNAQLQAQALSRQRSLLSEQQSLASSELDLEREKLETRLAQAEAAGDEAEAERFRQQITQLNKKAAEEELEFKRQQLELSAKQAEIELRRKEIAAQIALTEAQINLQKAIAEGASGEELANLQALVGLRKDELDAVDDARKANEELNKLKEEQLDVEEKITRENQRQSSIRGNTTSPVSLRKGGPVEAGGLYQVHQDEFFVPTQNGTILNQRDSRAIVRETLSARETAALMGVPAITAGISPNQVQGASMRGVEQRLDQLIEMVASDRQLQVGGNSYTLINESNPYGAIAELQASQLKALIRRRGL, from the coding sequence GTGGCTGCTGAAACCGAACTGAGAATTAAAGTCAATGCCGATACCCAAGCGATCGGGGGTATCAAGCAAGTTGAGAAGGCGATCCGGCAGGTTGCTAAAGACAACGAGAAAGCCTCTCGCCTTGCTGGGTTGCTAGCCCAGGAATACAAGCTCAGCGAGAAAGAAGCGGCTCAGGTTGCCGCTGAGCTGAGGCGGGTACAGGCAGAGACCCGCAAGGCAGGCAACGAGGCCAGAGGGCTTGCCAACATCTTTGACGGCGTTGCTCAAGGGATCGGGCAACAGCTCACCAGCACTGCCACAGATGCCGTCAGAAGCACCGTGTCACAGTTCAAAGAACTCGCTTCAGCGGCGATAGATGCAGGTAATGCATTTGATGCTGCAAGGGCGAAAGTTTCTACCCTCACTGATGATGCAGATGGTCTAGCAGAAGTCCTGGAGAACGTTACAGGCGAAGTTCGTAACCAGGTCGGCACAACAGAGCTACTAGAAGGCTCTTACGACATTCTCTCTGCTGGATTCACTGACACTGCTGATGCCGCCAAGATTACTGAGGCTTCTGTCAAAGGTGCGATCGGGGGCTTTTCAGATTTTGGAACCGTAGCGGATGCGGCTACTTCCGTCCTCAACGCCTATGGCGAAACGGCGGATGAGGTGGACTCCATTGTTGACAAGTTCATCGCTACCCAGAACGCCGGGAAAATCACCGTAGATCAATACGCTCAGCAGATTGGTAAGGTTGCGCCCCTCGCTGCACAAGCAGGTGTTTCCCTGGATGAACTCAATGGTTTTATCGCAACCGCAACGGCTCAGGGTGTCCAGGTCGAATCTTCCTTTAGTGGCCTCAGGCAGGGGATAGCAGCTGTTCTTAAGCCAACCAGTGACGCTGCATCCTTTGCTGAAGAGCTGGGCATCCAATTCGATGCCGCAGCGCTACGGACTAAGGGCCTTTCTGGCATCTTGGCTGAGCTAAATGCTCGCGGTCTAGATACGCCAGAAATCCTTACTCGATTGTTTGGCTCCGTCGAAGCGGTTGCCGCGATCGCGCCTTCAGCTGGAGAGGGCTTCAAAACCCTTCAACAGAACATTGACGCTAGCGCCCAGAGTGCTGGCGAGAGCGACGAAGCCTTTGAAAAGGTTGCCACATCAATCGACGGGCTAGTGAAATCTCTCCAGACGCAGTTTGGGGAGACGCTACGGCAGATTGGGATTGCCTTTGGGCCAGTGCTTCAAGGTGGATTGCAACTGCTCGTAGACATCCTTGCTGAAGCGGGTGAGCAGAGTGACGGGCTTGACGCGATCGCGGATGCCGGAGAACGCCTCAAGCAAGCTATAGAGGGCAATCCAGAGCTTGTACAGCGGCTGGGCGAAGCCTTGGCAACGGTAGCTGATGCAGCGATTAGTTTTGCTGCTAGCGGAATTGATGCGATTACAAACTTTGTCAGCTCTGCAGATGCTGTAGACGGGGCTGGAGATGCGATCGAAACTTTTGCCGATGCCCTGAAGGCAACTGAGACTATCCTTCGCGCCTTTGCTTCAGTCGTTCAATTTGCATCTGAAAATTCAGAGGTACTGGGAGTTGCCATTCAACTTTTAGCCGCTCGATTCGCATTGCTGAAGTTACAAGCTGCCGTTACGGGCCTGCAGGGCCTTGCAGGCGCAGCGGGTACCGCTGCTGCTGCCACTGGCAAGTTAGCGATATCGGCAGCAGCATTGGCACCTGCATTAATTGCAATTGGCGCAGCGATCGCGGCGATTAAGTGGAATCAGTTTGTCCAGGGCGTTGAAGAGGCAAATGACCAGGTAGAGAGCTTTATTGCCCAGTCAGATGTCCTGAACAAAAAGACATTTCAGACCGCCAAGGCAATTGATGAGTTAGCCGATGCCTACGAAGCGAGCAACAGACTATCAGCAGAGGAAAAAGAGTTATTAGAAGAGAAGGTTGGCCTGGCTGAAAAGCAGAAGGCACTTCTGGAGGATCTCAAAGCCGATGCCGAAGCTGGAATTGAGGTCTCTGGGTTCGATATCACAGACGAGAATCGAGAACAGGTCATAGCAAATATTCAGAAGGATATTGACCTGATTAGCAATCAAATTGATCGGGGCAATGAGGTTCTCGGTTCATTTGGTCAAGGCATAGACACAGAACAGGTTGAGCAAGCAACCGAAACCTTGGCTGAGAATGCATCCAGCGGCTTACAGAAGGTTGGTGATGAGTATGCTGAACTCTCTGCTCAGCTGGAGGCGGAGACAGCTAACCAGAAAGCAGCCTTGCTGGAGCAAGGAGCAAGCCAAGAGGAAGTCGCAGAGGTCGAAAGGAAGGCGCTAGAGCAACGGCTGAACCAAGCTCGTCAGAAACTATCTGAATTGCAAGCTATTAACACAGAATCCCTCAGCCCCGAAGATGCCCAGCAGGTTCAACAGCAAATTCTTCAGGCTGACCAAGAAGTTGCAGCTGCCAGGATCCAGTTAGCTGAAGAGGCTAAGCAGGCTGAGATTGATGCCCTCAACGAAACCCTATCCCGAGCCCAAGAGGTTGCTGATATCAGGACGACGCTGCTGGATCAGCAATCCTCCGCGATCGCGAATGAGCAGGCTCTACTGAATCAACAACAGGGGCTATCTGAGGCCGTCCTAGACCTGGAGCGAGAGAAGCTAGAAACCCGACTGGCTCAGGCTGAAGCGGCGGGGGATGAGGCTGAAGCGGCGCAACTCCAACAGCAGATTAACCAGGCCAATCGAGATGCGATTCAGCAGGAATTTGAATTCAAGCGCCAAAACCTTGAACTCACCAGTCGGCAAGCGATACTGGATGCGGAGCGACAAAAAATAACGGCTGAAATTGCCCTCACCGAAGCTGAAATTGCTATCCAAAAAGCTCAGGCTGAAGGAGCCTCACAGGAGGAAATCACCAATCTACAGAAGGTGGCTGACCTCCGCAGGCAGGCATTAAACGCAGCCAGCCAAGAGATTACTACGGTCGGAGAGATCAACGCCCTCAAGGCCAGAGAACTCGACATTCGAGAGGACATCTCTGAAGAAGAGCAAAAGCAATCTGAACTCAGCCAGAACACCCAAGACGACGAAAACGAAGCCGTCAAGGTGCTGGATGCGAGGCTGGCTCGTGAACGCGAGCTAAATAGCCTCATCGCTGGGAATGCCCAGCTTCAAGCGCAGGCGCTATCCCGGCAGCGATCGCTACTCTCAGAACAGCAAAGTCTGGCCAGCTCTGAGCTTGACCTGGAGCGAGAGAAGCTAGAAACCCGACTGGCCCAGGCTGAAGCGGCGGGGGATGAGGCTGAAGCGGAAAGGTTTAGGCAGCAAATCACTCAGCTAAACAAGAAGGCCGCTGAAGAGGAACTCGAGTTTAAGCGGCAACAGTTAGAACTCTCTGCAAAGCAGGCAGAGATTGAACTTCGCAGAAAGGAGATTGCCGCCCAAATCGCCCTCACTGAAGCGCAAATCAACCTACAAAAGGCGATCGCTGAAGGTGCTAGCGGTGAAGAACTGGCCAACCTTCAGGCGTTGGTGGGACTCAGGAAAGACGAACTGGATGCAGTCGATGACGCTCGCAAGGCCAATGAAGAACTCAACAAACTGAAGGAAGAGCAACTCGACGTTGAAGAGAAAATCACGCGAGAAAACCAGCGGCAAAGCAGCATTAGAGGCAATACAACTTCTCCCGTCAGCCTGAGGAAAGGTGGCCCGGTCGAAGCTGGAGGGCTTTACCAGGTGCATCAGGATGAATTCTTTGTCCCTACTCAGAACGGCACCATCCTGAATCAACGCGATTCTAGGGCCATCGTCAGAGAAACCCTCTCAGCCCGCGAAACTGCAGCGCTGATGGGCGTTCCTGCCATCACCGCAGGGATATCGCCCAACCAGGTGCAGGGAGCTTCCATGCGGGGTGTTGAGCAGCGGCTCGATCAACTCATTGAAATGGTGGCCAGCGATCGCCAGCTACAGGTCGGTGGCAACTCCTACACCCTGATCAATGAATCGAACCCTTATGGCGCGATCGCGGAGCTACAGGCGTCCCAACTCAAAGCCTTGATCAGACGACGCGGGCTTTGA
- a CDS encoding tetratricopeptide repeat protein, with translation MYDSLSSEARLKLIQCLNGLPQTQFEELVFALNVALGVLPGKEAAHGLRTKALMEWVEGPTGSGLRALLDLLSKYVDLETTLSGAIPTDTHWLVPYPRNPFFTGREDLLQQMYDTLICHQRAALTQHKRAALKGLGGIGKTQTAVEYVYRYQSKYKHIFWVRAEQTEELLASYSNIAQALQLPGYDPTDRPAVVGLVKRWLEANERWLLVIDNADDLRAVRQYLPLRGAGHLLLTTRAQALGEIAQPLEVAKMGVDEGALFLLRRSKVLSEDADLSAASEADVGVARAIVAEMDGLPLALDQAGAYIEDQILSLEEYREYFQTKKAELLQERGGVSADHDSVTITFKLAFEKVADKNAAAADLLRVCAFLAPDEIPEEIFSAGDGLLGEALSVVAQSKLTLSKIIAKAARFSLISRNPQTKTLTIHRLVQEVLRAEMDEESQKQWASGVVEAIAKVFPSASKHENWPQCDRVAAHAQVAAQLMTDYGLASETAAQLLNNTGYYFNEQGRYEEAEPLYTQALEMNQQLLGKSHPSIALNLNNLAGLYQAQGRYEEAEPLLTQALEMNQQQLGQSHPSIALNLNNLAGLYKDQGRYEEAEPLLTQALEMRQQLLGKSHPQVALSLNNLALLYRDQGRYEEAEPLYTQALEMFQQLLGKSHPQVALSLNNLAGLYKDQGRYEEAEPLCIQALEMSQQLLGQSHPQVALSLNNLAMLYSDQGRYEAAEPLLNQALEMRQQLLGQRHPSVATSLNDLAALYKDQGRYGEAEPLYTQALEMFQQLLGKSHPSIASSLNNLAVLYDAQGRYEEAEPLHLQALAIFEQVLGLEHPHTQTVKRNLQILLKKKESP, from the coding sequence ATGTATGATTCGTTGTCGTCTGAGGCCAGGCTAAAGCTGATTCAATGCCTCAATGGCTTGCCACAGACTCAGTTTGAGGAGTTAGTCTTTGCTTTAAATGTTGCTCTGGGTGTTCTTCCAGGGAAGGAAGCGGCTCATGGACTTCGCACTAAAGCCCTGATGGAATGGGTGGAAGGCCCAACCGGATCCGGACTGCGAGCTTTGCTCGACCTCCTTTCAAAGTATGTTGACCTCGAAACCACTCTCTCAGGTGCTATTCCTACCGATACCCATTGGTTGGTTCCCTATCCCCGCAATCCGTTCTTTACGGGGCGAGAGGATTTGCTTCAACAGATGTACGATACTCTGATCTGCCATCAACGGGCAGCCCTCACTCAACACAAACGAGCCGCTTTGAAGGGGTTAGGAGGCATCGGTAAGACTCAGACAGCGGTGGAGTATGTCTATCGCTATCAAAGCAAATACAAGCATATTTTCTGGGTCAGAGCTGAGCAAACAGAAGAGCTGCTCGCCAGCTACAGCAACATTGCTCAAGCCTTGCAATTACCGGGCTATGACCCGACTGATCGCCCTGCAGTGGTGGGATTAGTCAAGCGGTGGTTAGAAGCGAATGAGCGCTGGTTATTGGTCATCGATAACGCGGATGACCTGCGAGCCGTGCGACAATACCTTCCCCTTCGAGGGGCTGGACATCTGCTGCTCACGACACGGGCTCAAGCGCTCGGAGAAATCGCTCAGCCCCTGGAAGTGGCCAAAATGGGAGTGGATGAGGGGGCGTTATTTCTATTACGGCGATCCAAGGTGCTCTCAGAAGATGCGGATCTCTCTGCAGCATCTGAGGCGGATGTGGGGGTGGCGAGAGCGATCGTGGCGGAAATGGATGGTCTACCGCTCGCCCTGGATCAAGCGGGTGCTTATATCGAAGATCAGATACTGAGTCTCGAGGAGTATCGCGAGTATTTTCAAACTAAGAAAGCAGAGCTTCTCCAGGAAAGGGGGGGAGTCTCGGCTGATCATGACAGCGTCACAATCACCTTTAAATTGGCCTTTGAGAAAGTCGCTGACAAGAATGCAGCGGCGGCTGATTTACTACGAGTCTGTGCGTTTCTGGCTCCTGATGAGATTCCCGAGGAGATCTTTAGCGCAGGTGATGGACTGCTGGGAGAAGCCTTGAGCGTTGTGGCCCAGAGCAAACTGACCTTATCTAAGATCATTGCGAAAGCAGCTCGGTTTTCCTTGATTAGCCGTAATCCTCAGACCAAAACCTTAACCATTCATCGCCTGGTACAGGAGGTGTTGAGGGCTGAAATGGATGAGGAGAGCCAGAAACAATGGGCATCAGGGGTGGTAGAGGCTATTGCGAAGGTGTTTCCAAGTGCTAGTAAGCATGAAAATTGGCCGCAGTGCGATCGGGTGGCTGCCCATGCTCAGGTGGCTGCTCAATTGATGACTGACTATGGTTTGGCATCTGAGACCGCTGCGCAGCTGCTAAACAATACTGGTTACTACTTCAATGAGCAAGGGCGCTATGAGGAGGCCGAACCCCTCTACACCCAAGCCCTGGAAATGAACCAGCAGCTATTGGGAAAGAGCCATCCCTCTATCGCCCTCAATCTGAATAATCTTGCGGGGCTCTACCAGGCCCAAGGGCGCTATGAGGAGGCCGAACCCCTCTTAACCCAAGCTCTGGAAATGAACCAGCAGCAGTTGGGCCAGAGCCATCCCTCTATCGCCCTCAATCTGAATAATCTTGCGGGGCTCTATAAGGACCAAGGGCGCTATGAGGAGGCCGAACCCCTCTTAACCCAAGCCCTGGAAATGAGACAGCAGCTATTGGGAAAGAGCCATCCCCAGGTCGCTCTCAGCCTGAATAATCTCGCGTTGCTCTACCGAGACCAAGGACGCTATGAGGAAGCCGAACCCCTCTACACCCAAGCCCTGGAAATGTTCCAGCAGCTGTTGGGAAAGAGCCATCCCCAGGTCGCTCTCAGTCTGAATAATCTCGCGGGGCTCTATAAGGACCAAGGGCGCTATGAGGAAGCCGAACCCCTCTGCATCCAAGCCCTGGAAATGTCCCAGCAGCTCTTGGGCCAGAGTCATCCCCAGGTCGCTCTCAGTCTGAATAATCTCGCGATGCTCTACTCTGACCAAGGGCGCTATGAGGCCGCCGAACCCCTCTTAAACCAAGCCCTGGAAATGAGACAGCAGCTGTTGGGTCAGCGCCATCCCTCTGTCGCCACCAGTCTGAATGATCTCGCGGCGCTCTATAAGGACCAAGGGCGCTATGGGGAAGCCGAACCCCTCTACACCCAAGCCCTGGAGATGTTCCAGCAGCTATTGGGAAAGAGCCATCCCTCTATCGCCAGCAGCCTGAATAATCTTGCAGTGCTCTACGACGCCCAAGGGCGCTATGAAGAAGCCGAACCCCTCCACCTCCAAGCCCTGGCTATTTTTGAGCAGGTTCTAGGACTAGAACATCCTCATACTCAGACTGTGAAAAGGAACCTCCAAATCCTCTTAAAAAAGAAAGAATCGCCGTGA